From the Neoarius graeffei isolate fNeoGra1 chromosome 1, fNeoGra1.pri, whole genome shotgun sequence genome, one window contains:
- the and2 gene encoding actinodin2 → MDAVTAIIFAFDANVMNHLMNNIFVGSVAELAEEKPASSLALKKLTRNKRNAVAHYQRLPESWYKYYVDTHNQEGIESLDQLYLIYLQNKRQAEGDNSYKHYLARLSEVYKTCAKSDDPDCIPEYTSKSPSPILLPMRIKSPSGYHYYAPALESFLSNEQRAELLRICSPSDVECLQYHLRAAYGYRPALTPVPSYAYLGCDPYKDPHCTPTMIAQTPSGLYHVYPHCNPTVDPLCVSNIAPAAQSAVDAPKEQYCNPLFEKGCNPLTANRLVTRKTPVLQYATPKCHPYDPNCSKFSPPASVEAVKNTQDGIIFPHPDCDPEIDYNCRLRRAEQQTKANKKTAEEPKDELESGDTRKTKAAPQYQFPRFEDFLRGYLGHYKK, encoded by the exons ATGGATGCTGTCACTGCCATCATATTTGCATTTGATGCCAACGTGATGAATCATTTAATGAACAATATCTTTGTGGGTTCAGTAGCTGAGCTTGCTGAAGAGAAGCCAGCCAGCTCATTAGCCCTGAAGAAGCTGACACGTAATAAGAGGAACGCTGTTGCACACTACCAACGCTTGCCTGAATCCTGGTACAAGTACTACGTGGATACCCACAACCAGGAAGGA ATTGAGAGTTTAGATCAGCTCTACTTGATCTACCTGCAGAATAAGCGCCAGGCTGAGGGGGACAATTCCTACAAGCATTACCTCGCCCGCCTGAGTGAAGTCTACAAGACCTGTGCTAAATCAGATGACCCTGACTGCATTCCAGAATATACCA GTAAATCTCCTAGTCCCATTCTACTCCCAATGCGTATAAAATCTCCATCTGGATACCATTATTATGCCCCAGCACTGGAGTCTTTTCTCTCAAATGAACAGAGAGCTGAGCTGCTCCGGATCTGTAGCCCTTCTGATGTCGAATGCTTGCAGTATCACTTGCGTGCTGCTTATGGTTATAGACCTGCTCTTACCCCAGTGCCTTCCTATGCCTACCTGGGATGTGACCCCTATAAAGACCCTCATTGCACGCCCACAATGATAGCCCAGACTCCATCAGGTCTGTATCATGTATACCCTCATTGTAACCCCACTGTTGACCCTCTCTGTGTCAGTAATATAGCCCCAGCTGCCCAAAGTGCAGTGGACGCTCCTAAGGAGCAGTACTGCAACCCGctatttgaaaaaggatgcaacccGCTCACTGCTAACAGACTGGTCACACGTAAGACTCCTGTGCTGCAGTATGCCACGCCAAAATGCCATCCATATGATCCCAACTGTAGCAAGTTTTCCCCTCCGGCTTCCGTTGAGGCAGTCAAGAACACACAGGATGGCATTATCTTCCCCCATCCTGACTGTGATCCTGAGATTGACTACAATTGCCGTCTGCGCCGTGCAGAACAACAAACAAAAGCCAACAAAAAGACAGCTGAGGAACCCAAGGATGAACTGGAAAGTGGTGATACCAGAAAGACCAAAGCAGCACCACAGTACCAGTTCCCACGATTTGAGGATTTCCTGAGGGGATACCTGGGTCACTATAAGAAATAA